A single region of the Brachypodium distachyon strain Bd21 chromosome 3, Brachypodium_distachyon_v3.0, whole genome shotgun sequence genome encodes:
- the LOC100845495 gene encoding BTB/POZ domain-containing protein At1g63850 — protein sequence MEHPSQQQQPAGAASYASPNASSSSYPSSYTKFNTALNAGLLNPMSPPPLPLDSKTRSSPTLFDMMANEQDYHPRTHPSTTLPSAPPQHHHHLAPARSSSMDRQLLLQDRLADLAASCSPGSQFNRADSSDVRLTLASKDGLSLTLSLHRHILVAHSRFFAAKLSDRWSRQQRTLPHVVEISDCDDVEVYVETLRLMYCNDLRRRLMREDVAKVLGILKVSAAIVFDAGVLSCLEYLEAAPWAEDDDEKVAALLTQLHLENSGAGEVLKRVSLELAPSAVTEEVEVGNGGGNVGGGGGEEVLVRLLQVVLEGKDEKARREMKGLVSKMLRENSASRGGAIGGDLRKESLYSACNGCLCLLREQFERAAGGDHSQVAQIARQADNLHWMLDILVERQVAEEFLRTWAAQDELAEIHGKVPAIHRYEVSRVTARLFVGVGKGQILVSKEARAQLLCTWLEPFYEDFGWMRRACKGLDRHLIEDGLANTILTLPLATQQEILLAWFNRFLNSGEDCPNIQRGFEVWWRRAFWKRNAEPEQPPRLRITAICENS from the exons GAGCCCCAacgcgtcctcctcctcctacccGTCGAGCTACACCAAGTTCAACACGGCGCTCAACGCCGGGCTCCTCAACCCCATGTCGCCTCCGCCACTCCCGCTCGACAGCAAGACCCGCTCCAGCCCCACCCTCTTCGACATGATGGCCAACGAGCAGGACTACCACCCCCGCACCCACCCCTCCACCACCCTTCCCTCCGCCCCGccccagcaccaccaccatctaGCCCCGGCGCGGTCCAGCTCCATGGACCGGCAGCTGCTCCTGCAGGACCGGCTCGCCGACCTGGCCGCCAGCTGCAGCCCCGGCAGCCAGTTCAACCGCGCCGACTCCTCCGACGTGCGCCTCACACTGGCTTCCAAGGACGGCCTCTCCCTCACCCTCTCCCTCCACCGCCACATCCTCGTCGCCCACAGCCGCTTCTTCGCCGCCAAGCTCTCCGACCGCTGGTCCAGGCAGCAGCGGACCCTGCCCCACGTCGTCGAGATCTCCGACTGCGACGACGTCGAGGTCTACGTCGAGACGCTCCGCCTCATGTACTGCAACGACCTCCGCAGGCGCCTCATGCGGGAGGACGTCGCCAAGGTCCTCGGCATTCTCAAG GTGTCTGCGGCCATCGTGTTCGATGCCGGAGTGCTTTCGTGCTTGGAGTATCTGGAGGCGgctccctgggcggaagacgATGACGAGAAAGTAGCTGCGTTGTTGACGCAGCTCCATCTCGAGAACTCCGGCGCTGGGGAGGTGCTCAAGAGGGTGTCACTCGAGCTGGCGCCTTCTGCGGTGACCGAGGAGGTGGAAGTGGGCAATGGCGGCGGTAAcgtgggtggtggtggtggtgaggaGGTGTTGGTCAGGCTCCTGCAGGTTGTCCTGGAGGGGAAGGACGagaaggcgaggagggagatgaaGGGCCTCGTGTCCAAAATGCTCAGGGAGAACAGCGCGTCGCGTGGCGGGGCCATTGGCGGCGACCTCCGCAAGGAGTCGCTCTATTCTGCCTGCAATGGCTGCTTGTGCCTGCTGCGTGAGCAGTTTGAGAGGGCTGCGGGAGGTGACCACTCACAGGTGGCGCAGATTGCTAGGCAGGCTGACAACCTCCATTGGATGCTTGACATTCTTGTCGAGCGCCAGGTCGCTGAGGAGTTCTTGAGGACATGGGCGGCTCAGGACGAGTTGGCGGAGATCCACGGTAAAGTTCCGGCGATACATCGTTATGAAGTGAGCCGGGTGACGGCAAGGCTCTTTGTCGGGGTTGGCAAGGGGCAGATTTTGGTGTCCAAGGAGGCTCGCGCCCAGCTCCTGTGTACCTGGCTTGAGCCCTTCTACGAGGACTTTGGATGGATGCGGCGAGCGTGCAAGGGGCTTGACCGGCATCTGATTGAGGATGGACTGGCAAACACGATCCTTACGCTGCCGCTTGCGACTCAGCAGGAGATCTTGCTTGCGTGGTTCAATAGGTTCCTCAACTCGGGGGAGGACTGCCCAAACATTCAGAGAGGCTTCGAGgtatggtggcggcgcgcgtTCTGGAAAAGGAATGCCGAACCAGAGCAACCACCCCGGCTGAGAATCACAGCAATCTGCGAGAATTCTTGA